The following proteins are co-located in the Ailuropoda melanoleuca isolate Jingjing chromosome 13, ASM200744v2, whole genome shotgun sequence genome:
- the DUSP14 gene encoding dual specificity protein phosphatase 14, protein MSSRGHSTLPRTLMAPRMISEGDVGGIAQITSSLFLGRGSVASNRHLLQARGITCIVNATIEIPNFNWPQFEYVKVPLADMPHAPIGLYFDTVADKIHSVSRKHGATLVHCAAGVSRSATLCIAYLMKCHSVCLLEAYNWVKARRPVIRPNVGFWRQLIDYERQLFGKSTVKMVQTPYGIVPDVYEKESRHLMPYWGI, encoded by the coding sequence ATGAGCTCCAGAGGTCACAGCACACTTCCACGGACTCTCATGGCCCCTCGGATGATTTCTGAGGGCGACGTAGGAGGCATCGCTCAAATtacctcctctctcttcctgggcAGAGGCAGCGTGGCTTCCAACCGGCACCTCCTCCAGGCTCGGGGCATCACCTGCATCGTTAACGCTACCATCGAGATCCCCAATTTCAACTGGCCCCAGTTTGAATATGTTAAGGTGCCTCTGGCCGACATGCCCCATGCCCCCATCGGACTGTACTTTGACACGGTGGCCGACAAGATCCACAGCGTGAGCAGGAAGCATGGGGCCACGTTGGTGCACTGTGCCGCAGGGGTGAGCCGCTCGGCCACTCTCTGCATTGCTTACCTGATGAAATGCCACAGCGTGTGCCTGCTGGAGGCCTACAACTGGGTGAAGGCCCGCAGGCCCGTCATCAGGCCCAATGTAGGCTTCTGGAGGCAGCTGATAGACTACGAGCGCCAGCTCTTCGGGAAGTCGACAGTTAAAATGGTACAGACGCCATATGGCATAGTTCCAGACGTTTATGAGAAAGAGTCCCGACACCTGATGCCTTACTGGGGGATATAA